In Sander vitreus isolate 19-12246 chromosome 8, sanVit1, whole genome shotgun sequence, the genomic window atcctaaggaaagctcattctgggactggctctagtggctgtaattctgcaccaaggctgaatttcgggaaagagacttcagatacagtattaggggaccactaaggtctatataaaagcatccgaagagcaccatgtcatgggacctttaaggaacttgttttagtggaacatgtgtacgttcaaaagttgttttagtcgtgcaacaaaaaACTGATTGAACGCTTAGTCttgctagctgtctggatttaccctgcagagatctgaggagcagttaaccatagtcctcagaaatcgaccggagtttaaaattccaacacaaagaaagcggaaggtaccggacatccggccgaaaaggcagaatttccggcggcaacagagcaatccccgggaagtggaacgtcgtggatatagactatcgtGGTACTAATGAAAcccacattgactttaatgtctGTTGTTTTAGTCTCGTCATGTCTTGTATATTAGCCCTCCTAGCTGCGATGGCAGATCTCGCAGCAGTCCAGGCAAAACTCCAGACACTCGATTGGCTCGCAGCAAGACTCCACCAGCACCGACTGGCAGTGGGCATGGCAGTTGAGCTCCTCCACGGGTGCCTCCTGGATGGCCGAACAGCACCGGGCGCAGGCGtggcagcagcaggagcagagGGTGTGGAGGCAGGAGGAACAGGCCTCCAACAGACCCAGAAGCAGCAAGGAGCACTGGCACGACAGACACGCCAGCAGCAGGTGTAAACACGAGTCTGTGGGTGAGGAACATGTCACAGAAAAGCTGATGGATGTTCTAAAAGCCTGTCAGACACCATCAGAAACGGGGATTAACAATTCTATTAACCCTAAATTAATCTCTCGCATGTTTATTTGTCAAGCCAACTAGAAGTTGAAAGAGAAACTACTCTGCTGCAGTGATcaagtgtgaatgtgtttactTAATCACAGAGCTTCGTTCAGTCCTCgggggaaaataaaaaaggccaGCAAGGCTGCCAGTGATGAACAACAACTAGGAAGAAGCTGTCACGAGATAATTGCTCTCCCACCAAAATTAGCTACAGATGAAATTGCATACATTAACCCCACTTGGTGTGTTACAGTGCATCTCTTGCGATCCTAACCGTTGTATTGTTGCTTGGCTAGCGTTTTCATCCTCACAAGGACCAGATAGTGAGTGAGCTCATGCAAATTGAGCTGTTTTATCCTGTTTACTCAAGGAAGTGAATGAAAAGCAGATGGCAGAATTCCCTGGGGAGTGGGGTTCAGCGTATTCCTGCTTAGCCGCTCAAATTATACACCCCTGCACATAACTTATGCTAATATCTATATGTGGTGTAGATGAAAAAGGAGCATTATGTGTGGCTACCGTATTGATTTAATGCATAACTTCATAGAGATAACAACATGAACACAAGGATAAACAAGGAGTGGCCCACTGCACGCTTTGATAACACTTGAAGAAAGTCCAGCAGTTTGAAAGTCTTCAAGGGAAACTTTTTGTGGAATAGGATAGATTGTCTTTGGGGGTAACAGAAAAATTATTTGAATGTTTCACAGAGTTTGCTCACTCATTGTAAGTCGATATTGATACTGACACCAAAGTTAAAGAACAGAAATGTGATGTAAAAAGTATTTACTGAAGATTAATGTgacaatatatcatgatatcaattttatattatattgtccagtaggggtgggaaaaaaaaatcacattttcagaattgattattttccctagaatcgaaaggttttttttaccaatgattgacCTAAATATGTTCTGTTTATACGTTACCGCTGACCACGCCTACAccatttccagcaaaacagagtgaaagcagaaaatccttATTTACTTCttcacaaattaaataaatgtcagactgactgactgacatgtgatgtgcattctttttagaaaacaattcatttttagaaatgtctcatgttatattgtctctacaagtgtattattcaacttttgtttttgttaaggaaggaaaagaaaatcgcaatactaaatactattgaatcgcaatacttctagaatcgcaacaCAAAtcaaatcggcacccatgtatcgtgaaagaatcgaatcagGACAAAAGCAAATTGTCCAGTCCTATTCAAATGGTGTGAAAGTGAGCCTCATTGTTGTGCCTACCAGCAGGTGTAGCAGGAGGTAGGTGTGAGCCAGCCACACTGCCCCTGcatctcctgctgctgctgctgctgctgctgccgtgCACCGAGGAGCTGGAGCCCTGCAGTCGGCTCAGGCccggggggagaggggggagtcTGTGTTCTGGGACTGTGAGCCCACATCGCGGGCAGGTGGTCTTCTGGAGGTCAGACTGAGGCTTCTTCaaccacgctgcctcctgtgaAGCCTCTGCTGGTGGggctgcagcaggcagaggctgaGCTAGGAaatgaaaacagacaaacatacagtaaagaTTGTCTTATTGATCATCAGAACAGGAATAGAATTCCTTAATGATCAAACATCTGAGTGAGCACAAAACAAATTCACCTTTTAATCAATCAGGACTTTAAAATTAGAAACAGACTGCTAAGTGTACAACAGTCTTGAAGCATAACATTCTTGTTTTGCACCCAGGAATACGGAACGTAACCCTTTTCCATACAGGAATGTATCGTTATCTCCAGATGTTTTGGTTGCGGATAGCCCCTCGTCAAGAGTCCCAACATttaatttaggtcattgtgttgTTTGCTGTAAAGGTCTCACGGTTTCCACTTACTGCTGATGAGGTCAGTGGGGATGGTATTTCCTCTGCTAACAGGCTCACATGCTGAAAGGATTTCCTGTGCTgattttaaaggtgcactaccTTGAGCCACATCAAAAGAAAGTCATGTTAGCTGCAAAACTATCATAAGATGTCACAGATTCCTCACTGACCAAACTGACTAAAAAGTCTGAAAATCCaggattttttaaaacaatttgcTTACATTGTTTCACATAAAAACAGTAGACATTTATCAAAGTCACTTCCATTTAATATGAGCAGTGTAATCCCGCCTTACAGAGCTTCTAACCCTTACATAATTAATTAAGATGGTTCGGTGTCCCATGATGTTTTCATTGTGTTTCAGGGTTTTTACCACCCTGCCCAGATGTTTCTTCGGGAAACACTAAACACTTTTTACATTGTTAGGATAAAAATTGTAAACTTTACAGATAAAGAATAGCAGCACAAACTATTGTCCCTTTGTCTATCAgttgaagctttaaaaaaaaagaatgtggcCAGAGCAGCTGCAGTGTGTTCGTATTAAGAAAAATAAGTTGCTTATTTCAGGTCACATCATGAGTACTTGCCTTTAGTCGGGTTGCTCTGTTCCTCCGTCCTGTCCACAGGTAAATGTTCTCCTGGTAACATGTCTGATACTCATGACGGCTCAGGATCTCTGTTACACTTTTTTCAACGATTCACCTTGTTCATCCTCCTGCTTCTGTCAGCACCAAAAGGTCAGGAAACCTCCAACAACACCCAACACGCCGGCCTTAGTCACCGCTCAGGAGACTGTgagctgtactgtgtgtgtgtttgttgttgttcagtGACTTAATAACACTCCCCTACCCAGCAGATCCCTGAGTGGCCGCTCTTAACATTCTGATCACAGAACAGCAGAGACAGCCGAGGCCCGGTTGTGTGACTTTAGGTTGCCTTCTCTGTTCTGCTTTTAGTCACCTAACACAATGGAGACACATACCCCACAAGTGTGTTAGCTGAATACGGAATActtatgcagacacacacacgcacacacacacacacacacacacgcacacgcacacacacacacacacacacacgcacacacacgcacacacacacacacacacgcacacacacacttatacaaaCCTGTCAAAGTTGTATTCTACACTAACTAACATTTGGTATGCAAATAAATGCAATTACTAAATTTGCTCTGTAGTTATGTAGCTCATGTCTtagaattaattattattagtgtGTTAGTCAGATTTTATTTCTGtatcatgccaaacatttggcaCATCCCACATATCAAAATAACAAGATAAAACATCAGGtaaaacatatactgtacagaacAAGTACAATAAAGCATCAGTTATAACATGTCCTTTTTTACTGTATGCTTTCAAATAACAAAATTTGCTAAATGCATGCAACATTTCTAAATAACGATCATTAAGGCACACAAATTAGCAGAATTATAAAtgatattgttaatttttgtttggcaaaaaaacattaactcaaggtccacttactagcttttaaCAAAATATCATGGTCTTCCTCAGTGGATGGAGTTTGCAAAACTCCACATTGGTGGCCTAACTATCTAAATGAGTCTAGTCACGTTGTTACCTGTTAACATGcagtaaaatataaatgtatgttcATATATGTAAAACACTATTGGTCAATGTTACGTAATTTGCGAGCACAGTATTCTATCAATCACTAGTTCTGAGTTTGTATTTCAACCTCccaaaacaaaatcaatttatgaattaattataattattagtaTATAATTACAGTCAGTGACATTTAAATCTTTGTATGTGGAAATCTTGTTTTCCCACAGATGAGGATCTTATGAAGAAATAGGACACATGAGCGACGGCATCATCATTACATGCTGATGAGAAGATGAACAGAGACCAGCCCTTCAGACGGGCTGTTGACTTAGTGCTGTCACAAGTGCTGCATTGAAAAACATGTTGACTTGCCCGCCTCACAGTGAGTATATGGCACATCAAAGCAACACATAAGTGAAGCTGTTGAAGTTGTCTAGCACCATGCTAACTTTCAGTCAGTGAACGCAGCGTGGAGAGACAGTCAGAAGAAAATGTCACCTAATAGGCTGACAGCGAATCAAAGGAAGCCCTGAGAGGCAACAGCAAACTTAAAGCTAACTCGTTATCAGCAAAGACAATTACTGACATTAGTCAAAACAGGaagctgaaaaatgaaaaaccgTAGGCCTTTGTTCTGTATTTGGTAGTGAAGTCTACAGTAACAGCTCCACTTCATGGTGTTTGTCAGTGGATGAGACCACTGTTTatccatgtttttattttattttagcattttacatgatgtgataaaaaaaaaggaggataagctaaaagcttttttttttagtgatcAAAAGACAAACAACCATGAATATTAACAAAAGTTGTTtagaaatgtgttgttttttaacattgttttcAAAATCAATCTGCTGTTTATATGCTAATTAGTAGTATTATGTTCACTATGTATCTTAAGTTATGGCACCTTTATTCATGTATAGTTTAAAACACACTTTgctaaataaacatttcaaaattgCCTATTGCAGCTATATTGTGAAGGATTTGGATTGAATTTATTAATGTCTACTATGTGAATCGATCTAATTATACGATAGATTATCTAATCTTAGTTTAGTTTGATTAGATCATTCTAATTTCATATTAGAAATACCCAAAAAACTAAAGACCTGAACACGACCCTGCTACTGCTATTGAcattcagtgaaaaaaaaaatgacgtttatatttactgtattatgcTGCTTACACAAGCATTAgcatgacatttaaaatgtatttacccaaaacaaagaatgttttatttaccaaatttaaaatttCCATTCATTCAACATACACTCTCCCAGGCGTAACCATGCCAGGTTAGCAGCAGCTGTCGTGTCAAGTATACTATTGGGTTGAGCATACATTTCAATTTGGTCTGAATGTGGAGTACAAATGTTCACTTTAATGCCATAAATCAAtgataaatgataaaataaacaattatcaggtttacatatatttattattacattgTAATCAGACACATTGGGCAT contains:
- the LOC144522406 gene encoding uncharacterized protein LOC144522406, translated to MLPGEHLPVDRTEEQSNPTKGSAPLKSAQEILSACEPVSRGNTIPTDLISTQPLPAAAPPAEASQEAAWLKKPQSDLQKTTCPRCGLTVPEHRLPPLPPGLSRLQGSSSSVHGSSSSSSSRRCRGSVAGSHLPPATPADSCLHLLLACLSCQCSLLLLGLLEACSSCLHTLCSCCCHACARCCSAIQEAPVEELNCHAHCQSVLVESCCEPIECLEFCLDCCEICHRS